Below is a genomic region from Corallococcus caeni.
CGGAAGCAGTGGAGCCATGCTTCTCTACACAAGAGCGTGCTTCCAACGCCTCATCTTGCGCGGTGGATGACGTGGGGGCTTCGAGGAGGTTTTCCTCTGTGCGGTAGTCCTCGGGGGATGCATGCCCCTGGGGAACAGGAGCGAAGGCGTCCAACACGCCCTCATCGCATGCCTTCAGCAGTGCCGGCAGTTGGTGCTGAATCGCCTGCGCGTCGCGCTCGCTCAGGGCGTGCATCGCGCACACGGCCCACTGGCGCAGCGACTCTCCGCCAATGAAGGACAGGAGCCGGGCGGCTTTGCCCCTCATGGCTCGTTGCAATGACTGGATGAGGAGCAGGTGCCCGGGGCGGGCCGCCGCCTGGGCCGCCAACCGCAACAATTCGAATTCCAACTGCGCGCACCGTACCCCCGGCTCCCAGCGCGCCAGGTCCCAGAGATTGAAGCAGGTGGCCTCCAACTGGTGCCGGTCCGCCTCGGAGGCACTCGCGCAGCAGTCGACCAGCAGCTCCACCAGCACCTGCCGTTTGAGGCTGAAGTAGCCCTCCAGGAGGCGCCGACATTCCTCGGAGCGCTCGTCATGCAGCGCCATGCCCAGGTTCTCCAGCGTCAGCGACTCGTCCAGCGCTACCGCACGCGCCACACGCCCGGGACGCTGCACCACCAGGCCTCGCGCCGCCAGCCGCCGCAATGCTTCGCGCACGGTGCTTCGGCTCACTCCGTAGCGAAGCGCCAGCACCTGCTCCGAGCCCAGCTGCCCGTTCCTCGGCAGCCGCCTCAGCGATATCTCGCGCTCCAGCTGCTCCTCGACGTACGCCACGAGCCCCACCTGCACCATCACCGTCCGCCTCCTCGCCCAAGCCTCGCCCATCCAACCAGAGAGGTCTGACATGGACGCGAGGGCCTACCGTTCTCACCTGCGGCCTCATAGGGCGCGAACCTGTCCGACCGTCGGACGGGTTTGATGGAGACACGCAGGCCCACCGTCCTCTCTTGCCGGGACAGCGCGGCTGGGGCCTCGCGCGGCTCGAACCTGCCGGACAGTCGGACGGGTTTGATGGACGCGCGGGCACACCGCCCTCGTCACCTCCTGGCCTGGCGTCCCCTCGGTCCCATGCGGCGCGAACCTGTCCGACAGTCGGACAGGTTTGGCGGACAGGGCTCCCGGTGGACGCCCCCGTCCGTGGTCCCGCCTTGGCGTCCGCTCCAGCACCTCGTCGCGGTCCGTCACAGGGCTCCGCAACGCGCGCGTCCTTGCGGAGACCTTTGGATCGCAGGGTTTGTTGAGGCGCTTCTGGCGACGTGATGGTGCGCGAGTGGGCTCTGCCGCATGGGGCTCCGTGAACGGGTCCGTGCCAGTTGGCGGAGTCGTCCGGTGTGGCGGAGGTCCTGGTGCTTCACGTG
It encodes:
- a CDS encoding FadR/GntR family transcriptional regulator; translated protein: MVQVGLVAYVEEQLEREISLRRLPRNGQLGSEQVLALRYGVSRSTVREALRRLAARGLVVQRPGRVARAVALDESLTLENLGMALHDERSEECRRLLEGYFSLKRQVLVELLVDCCASASEADRHQLEATCFNLWDLARWEPGVRCAQLEFELLRLAAQAAARPGHLLLIQSLQRAMRGKAARLLSFIGGESLRQWAVCAMHALSERDAQAIQHQLPALLKACDEGVLDAFAPVPQGHASPEDYRTEENLLEAPTSSTAQDEALEARSCVEKHGSTASASVPKQDAAFEARSCVEGRGFNASTSVTEQDEALKARSCVEERGFKPPASVTEQDEALGERSYGEARDLDVPASVTEQDEALKARPCVEERGFKPPASVTEQDEALGERSYGKAHGLNAPVSVIEQDEALEARPCVEACGVNAPASVTEQNEALEAHSCGEARGFDAPALALQQEEGLEGRPCVEERGLKILAPASGQDDAFEARPCAEDDGLGGLAPVAGDIEVISVEPCPLGWPALWSPPAR